The Allocoprobacillus halotolerans nucleotide sequence TAATGATCAGCATTTTTGAATCTGAAGATGTCTCCGGTTTCAGCGATGATAACAGCGGCAGTCAAAGGACCACAGCCAGTGATGGTCAACAGCAGACTGTAAACATTAAAAGTGGCAGCAAGCTTTCTGATATCTTTTTCAATCAGTTTCAATTGTGTACGAATATGGATGATGCTTTCAACAGTGTTGGAAATAACATATCTCATATGATCGGATACATGTGGAACCAGTGTATCCTGAGCATAATTGAAAAGCTTATCAATCTTATCCATACTGCAGCGATGTTTAGTTGCTTCGTAAACAAGATGAAACACTTCATTTTTGGAAGCATTTATGATATCATGCGAAGTAGGATATTGAGATAAGACAGCCAGGAAAGCAGCTGATTTAGGTTCAAAAACATACTGAAGTTCAGGGAAATAACAATCACAAAGGGCAATGAGACGGTTAGTTTCCTGAGAATAGAGTTTTTTAATCTGATAGTGTCTGTGAACGAGAGCCTTAAGATCTTGATATCCGTTTTTGTTTTCAAAAACAGAATCTGAAACATATTTGACCTGATCATCAGTACCGATAATGGAACAGATGGTTTGAGCATCCAAAGGATCAGATTTAGATATATTATGGCTTTCTCTCCATTTATTAACGAAATCCGTATTAAGCTGATGGATTTCTTCATCGCTATTACAGTTTTGTTTAATAAAGGTGTAGATATTAGTAGAATATATGCCAGTGACTTCCAAAGCAAAATAAGTGTGGAGACAGTACTGATCACTGGAATACTTTCTAACAGTATTTAAAAACTCAACAACTTCAGATTTAATAAACTTAAAAGATAATTTTTTTCTAAGGAAATGAGGTTTGACCGATCTTAATTCAGGGACAGCCAGAACAGCAGCATCAGCCTTGCCTTTAGAGACATCAATGCCAACATAAAGATTGTAATTGTAATTTTTCATAAAAAATGACCTTCTTTCTAAAGTATGTAAATGGTTTTGAATTGCACCTCTAAATCAAGACAAACGCAACCTCGTAAATGCGGAGACAAGTGAGAATACACTGCTGCAACAAACTCATTCGGGTATAAAGTACGCCTTGAACAGAGGATTAAGTCTTTTAGAAGCGAACATAACAAGATGGCCGCAGGAGAAAAGAATAAAACCTTGATTCAAAACGAAACTATTATCTTAAAAGAGAGTGTAGAAGCAAGGATTTTTTAAACAACTGAGATAT carries:
- a CDS encoding IS110 family transposase, whose amino-acid sequence is MKNYNYNLYVGIDVSKGKADAAVLAVPELRSVKPHFLRKKLSFKFIKSEVVEFLNTVRKYSSDQYCLHTYFALEVTGIYSTNIYTFIKQNCNSDEEIHQLNTDFVNKWRESHNISKSDPLDAQTICSIIGTDDQVKYVSDSVFENKNGYQDLKALVHRHYQIKKLYSQETNRLIALCDCYFPELQYVFEPKSAAFLAVLSQYPTSHDIINASKNEVFHLVYEATKHRCSMDKIDKLFNYAQDTLVPHVSDHMRYVISNTVESIIHIRTQLKLIEKDIRKLAATFNVYSLLLTITGCGPLTAAVIIAETGDIFRFKNADHYVSYSGSSPRNKRSGKSVEIMGKISKKGSKYLRHALYMIAEFARRHNPVLKHLFERVKNGNKKRHKLAVIAVANRIARYIYSIMKNESSFIIMHENIMRLPEETRNTFFNSISLDFPKNTRKQIYQYSDINGEIHRFVYRNEATESVA